The Salmo trutta chromosome 6, fSalTru1.1, whole genome shotgun sequence genome has a window encoding:
- the LOC115195993 gene encoding ankyrin repeat domain-containing protein SOWAHC-like — MATECTQEAVVQFLTERGGRVKKQEFIDSFKAVFPEDHDQKAIVREKFKGYVDNVAFVKLENGVKCVCLKNKYRVAKDSAYNGNGTGTFLEQDSSTPVLSKSYKNLIEDCAPQLHLSASSAGRVRSWETTANEEAQQEMSPGSGYGTDNAAGVRPPDISGIILEGNILERAASTRSVVQNNSLSDIMGNALGLGGNGEQKLTKEDIQTLQPRDTPQIAVIETSSLPTAADGTMFHLPGPPFPTNVQDSLLSSHPSSEDGADEGHNYDSLLSKSGSESNTPKSSHNNFIELMMNSSPQVRRSMVLRNSVYLSTKYRDCARSDSDSASVVSSTTDEDRASVTLDPLEHEWMMCAADGQWESLHRLLSCEPNLAMKKDFVTGFTCLHWAAKQGKQELLALIVNFAKQHTVPININARSSAGYTPLHLAAMHNHVEVVKLLVGAYDADVEARDYNGKRACQYLMNSVAVDIRDIIGAGGGADSDSEDTDDGGHWRLSKVLQSNLMPLKLHNHSEEDTGDGAGQARQKPLRRKSSLSKIRPKLQKIRFRSSQIVHSTSFPAHCETEELNGSRKSSFKSRPMSNLFG, encoded by the coding sequence ATGGCGACCGAGTGCACCCAAGAAGCGGTCGTACAATTTCTGACCGAGCGAGGAGGGAGAGTGAAAAAACAGGAATTTATTGACTCTTTCAAAGCTGTTTTCCCCGAAGACCATGACCAGAAAGCAATTGTTCGGGAGAAATTCAAGGGATACGTGGACAACGTCGCATTTGTAAAGTTGGAGAATGGAGTGAAATGTGTATGTTTAAAAAATAAGTATCGAGTGGCAAAAGACAGCGCGTACAATGGCAACGGGACGGGCACCTTTTTGGAACAAGATAGCAGCACCCCTGTCCTATCAAAATCATATAAGAACTTGATAGAAGATTGTGCACCACAGCTGCATCTGTCAGCATCTTCTGCTGGGCGTGTGCGCTCTTGGGAAACCACTGCAAACGAGGAGGCACAACAAGAAATGTCACCTGGCTCGGGTTACGGAACTGACAATGCCGCAGGAGTGAGACCGCCTGACATTTCAGGAATTATATTGGAAGGTAACATTTTAGAAAGAGCTGCGTCAACAAGGTCTGTAGTTCAGAATAATAGTTTATCAGACATTATGGGAAATGCGTTAGGCCTGGGTGGCAATGGAGAGCAGAAATTGACCAAGGAGGACATTCAGACATTGCAACCGCGCGACACACCGCAAATTGCAGTGATTGAGACGTCATCTTTACCTACAGCCGCGGATGGCACTATGTTCCACTTACCCGGACCTCCATTCCCAACTAATGTACAGGACAGCCTGCTGTCCAGTCACCCTTCATCAGAGGATGGGGCAGACGAAGGCCATAATTATGATTCGCTACTGAGCAAATCTGGGAGTGAAAGCAACACACCTAAAAGTAGCCATAATAACTTTATTGAGCTCATGATGAACAGCTCCCCCCAGGTGCGACGCAGCATGGTGTTGAGGAACTCCGTCTACCTGTCTACAAAGTACAGGGACTGTGCCCGGAGCGACAGTGACTCTGCCTCTGTGGTTTCCTCAACTACAGACGAAGACCGAGCTTCAGTCACCCTGGACCCATTGGAACACGAATGGATGATGTGTGCAGCCGACGGCCAATGGGAGAGTCTCCACCGCCTCCTTTCCTGTGAACCGAACCTTGCCATGAAGAAGGACTTTGTGACTGGGTTCACCTGCCTGCACTGGGCTGCCAAGCAAGGCAAACAAGAACTGCTGGCACTTATCGTGAACTTTGCCAAACAACACACAGTGCCCATCAACATCAATGCCCGGTCAAGTGCCGGCTACACACCACTACATCTAGCAGCAATGCACAACCATGTTGAAGTGGTGAAGTTACTGGTAGGAGCCTATGACGCAGACGTAGAGGCCAGAGATTACAATGGGAAAAGGGCGTGTCAGTATCTTATGAACAGTGTGGCCGTTGATATCCGTGACATCATCGGGGCGGGTGGTGGCGCCGACTCGGACTCGGAGGACACAGACGATGGGGGGCATTGGAGGTTGTCTAAAGTTCTCCAGTCTAATCTGATGCCCCTCAAACTGCACAATCACAGTGAGGAGGACACAGGTGATGGAGCGGGGCAGGCCAGACAGAAACCCTTGCGAAGGAAATCATCCCTTAGCAAGATTAGGCCAAAACTTCAGAAGATCCGCTTCAGATCTTCGCAGATAGTTCACAGCACTTCGTTCCCAGCACACTGTGAGACAGAGGAGCTTAACGGGTCCAGGAAAAGCTCATTTAAATCCAGACCCATGTCAAATCTGTTTGGCTGA